In Leptolyngbya sp. NIES-2104, the genomic window ATATCAAGCGGTGATTGCAGATGATGTCGATGAGTATCCTGCCGTCGTGCGTCAACTGTTTGAATTTTTGATCGATCGACAAATTCCCTGTGCGTTTACGTTTAATCCTGATGGAGCGGTGCGATTGGGATTAGGAGCCGATCCGGTCTACTTGATGGAATTAAGCGATCGCTGTTCGGTTGTGGAATTAAGCGAACGCGGAGCGCACTGCAAGCATCGGATGAATTCCTGCCTCATGGACGAACTCGGAGAATCAATCTTAGATTTGGTCACTGATCCGGTTTTCTTTGCCAGTCTGCCCGATTCGATTCAAACGATTCAAACGACAACTCAGGCGCAATTGATTCGCCAAACCGCAGAAATTATCATCAAAGGGGTGCAATCGGGAACGGTTGAGCCGCGTGATATTGCTCTGATTGGTCCAGGGATTGACCCGATTTCTCGATATGCGCTGCGGGAAATTCTCACTCGTCAAAATATCCCAGTCGAGTTTCTAAACGATCAGCGACCGCTTGCAAGTAGTCCGATCGTGCGATCGCTTCTCACACTCTTGACGCTGATTTACCCCGGACTCGGACGATCGACGAATCGAGATACGATCGCTGAAATGCTCGTGATTCTCAGTCAGAAATCCGAATCGCCTGCAAGCTATGCGATCGATCCCGTTCGAGCCGGATTGCTTGCTGATCATTGTTTCGAGCCGCATCCGGATCAGCCGCGTTTACTTCCAGCAAATACGTTTCCGCGTTGGGATCGATTAGGGTATCAGGCTTCTGAAGCGTATGAAAATCTGGTGCGCTGGATTGAATTGCAGCGATCGCAGTTAGAAACGCGCATGATTTCGAGTCCGGTTGTGATGCTCGATCGAGCCATTCAGCGGTTCTTTCTCGGTGGTAGTCATCTGCCGTTTGATCAATTAGCAGGACTGCGGGAATTAATGGAAACGGCGCAACATTACTGGGAAGTAGACGATCGACTTAGACGCAGTGATTTAAGCGATGCGCCTCAATCGTTAACGGTGCGGAACTTTATTCAAATGCTTAGAAGTGGAACTGTGACGGCGAATCCTTTCCCAGTGCGGTTAGTGCAGCCGAATTCGGTCACATTGGCGACTGTGTTTCAGTATCGATCGGTACGTCGATCGCATCGGTGGCAGTTTTGGTTAGATGCGGGTTCGTCTCGCTGGCTCAGTGGGGTTGATTCGCTGTTTGCGGCTCCGTTATTTCTGCAAGATTGGTCGGGGCAGATGTGGGATGTCGAAGACACACAGCAAATGAACGAACAGCGATTACGGCGGATTTTGCTCGATTTGCTGGGACGGACAGAAGAGCGATTATTCTTGTGCTACAGCGATCTTTCGACCAGCGGGCAGGAACAAACGGGAATTTTGACCTCATTGGTGAATGCGGCGATTCCGATCGGTTGATTTTGGAACGATCGCATTTCCAAATCTTTTAGAGCCTGTTTGAACAGTCTTCGTCGTTGGCATAGTCCGCCCTGAAATGGAATTTCGGGCTAATCGGCGCAAGTCCATTAGAAATGGACTAAGAATCCGAAACTGGCTCTGAGTCTACTTCAGTAGACTTTCGTCGATTAGCCCGAAATTCATTTCAGGGCGGGAAGCAATCGAAGCGAAAAGACTATCTACACCTCTCAAACACCTACAACGCCTTCGTTGCCTTGATCATGTGATACACAATCAATAATTGAGTCATCGCCAGCGGATAGCTCTGAATCATCTCCCCAGTCGTTCCCGACACTTTCCCTAATTCCGTATCGCCTGTTGGATTACACACATTTGACAACGCTGGAAGCTCATCGCAAATAAATCGCTCTAAATGCACCACCTGATCTTTTGTTGCGTGTCCATCGATTTCCAGCACATCCACAGGCTTACCCATATCTCGATCGAGTCCCAACCGAATCGCCGATCGCGTCGGGTCATCCCCTCCTACCACTCGCGTTAACTCCGGATGTGGAATCGTCGGACGCAACACCAATTTCACATCCAAATGTCCGTTAATGGGTAAAGCGCTCGGCGGACAAAAGCTCACCACCATATCCGACCAAGCTCGCTGCGGGCGAATATACTCGGCTGAATCTGGCTCTCGTTTCTGCAACTCTTCTAAAACTTGTTCCTCTGTATAACCCCGCTTCTGAGTATCCCGTTTAACCTTCCATCGAGCACGTAGCTCTTCAGGCGGCGCAAGATACACTTTCACGTCATAACAATCCCGCGCCACACGAGTCGAATACCCCAGCAAGCCCTCGATAATCACAAAGCGATTCGGCTTAATGTAAGTTGGAGCCTCAAACGTTCCGGTTTTGTGACTGTAATTTGGCTTCAGAATCGGTTGACCCGATCGCAATAACGACAAATGCTGCTGCATGATGTCTAAATGATTACAGTCCGGGTGCAGTGCCGTGATTCCGATTTGAGAACGTTCAGCGCGATCGTATTTGTGATAATCGTCCGTACAAATAATCGTCACATTCTCTTCGCCCAGTACCTGAGCAATTCCACGTGTTAGGGTTGTTTTTCCAGCCGCACTATCTCCAACAATGCCAAGAATAATTGGGCGCTGTGACATGATCGCTCCTACCAGTCTCAAAGAGATTTGAATGATAGAAACATCCTAAGCGCACTCTCGTTCTGGTTTTGTTCAAGAATCATTAATCATAATTTTTCATTGTGGCGTAAATTGCCTCATACCGTATACACAATAGCGACTTTGGTCTATCATCGACTTCACTCTATGCTTAGCCGTTAAGATATATTTCGCAGTTTCGGTCTGCATTTAGTATTCTGAAGCTGCGACCCCCTTCAACTTCACTTGAGTCTCCGCAGTTTCTCTACTCTACACATTATGAAATTTTCTGTTTTCCACACGCCCGAACTCACGCCCGTACAGAACTCTGCTGATTGTGCGATCGCGATTGATGTGCTCCGGGCAACCAGCACGATCGCGACGGCTTTGTCTTCGGGTGCGGAGGCGGTTCACGTCTTCAGCGACATGGAAAAGCTAGTTCACGAGAGTGAGGCACTTCCACCCGAAAAGCGCCTGAGAGCTGGAGAACGCGGCGGCAGTAAAGTTGCAGGCTGCGATTTAGGCAATTCTCCGCTCGATTGCACTCCTGAACTGATGAGCGGCAAACGCCTGTTTATCAGTACCACGAACGGAACTCGCGCCCTGCAAAAGATTCAAGCGTCTCCGACTGTGTTAGCTGCTGCCCTGATCAATCGTCATGCGGTTGTAGAGTATTTGGTCGAGCATCAGCCAGAAACGGTCTGGATCGTGGGCGCAGGGTGGGAAGGGTCATTTGCGCTAGAAGATACGGTCTGCGCGGGCGCGATCGTACAAAGTGTGGCGGAACGTCTCGGATTATCGATCGGGGAATTGGTCGGAAATGATGAGATGGTCGGCGCGGTGTCGCTGTATCAGCAGTGGAAGGACAATCTTCTCAGTCTGATGTATCACGCCAGCCACGGGAAGCGGTTACTGCGATTGAACTGTTTGGAAGATTTGAAGTATTGTTCGACGCTGGATTCGCTTGATGTGCTGCCGATTCAGACCGAGATTGGGACACTTGTGAAGCACAAAGCGATCGTGAATTCTGTGCTGAATCCACAATTGTCGAACGCGGCTTCGAGATAGAGGAACTGTGCCCCGGTGCTGTCTAACCGTGGCTCAGTTCGTCATCGCATAGCGAACCAGTTGACACAATCGTTGCCGGAGTGTTTCCAGTCCTAACCGTTCGTTTGCTGAGATAAATGCCGCTTGCGGAAACTCTTCACGAGCGATCGCTAATCTTTCCGCATCGACTTGATCGATCTTATTGAATGCCAGCAGTGCAGGACCCGGAGTAATCGGCATCTCAGACAGAATTTGCATCACTGCTCGAATTTGACTCTGCCAAGCAGGATGCGATAAATCTACGACATGCAAAAGTGCATCCGCTTCGGTCACTTCTTCGAGTGTGGCTCGAAACGCATCCATTAACGAAGGCGGTAACTCATGTATAAACCCTACAGTGTCGGTTAGAAGTAACTCTGTATTTTTATACGTTTCTAAATCTGATACCGTGAGTCTCCGAGTGGTTGGATCGAGTGTTGCAAAGAGTTGATCCGCAGTATAAACTTCTGCGTTGGTCAAAGCGTTTAACAAAGTCGATTTTCCAGCGTTGGTATAACCCACAACTGCGATCGAGGGAACTTCTTCGTGCTGTCGTCGCTGCCGCAATCGTGCGCGATGTGCCTGAAGCTGGTTCACTTCTCGCTGAAGCCGAGTAATTCGCCGCTGAATCGATCGACGTTCTGTCTCTAATTTGGTTTCTCCAGGTCCTCGTGTCCCGATGCCGCCACCGAGTCGAGACATCGCCTGCCCGCGTCCGGTCAGTCTTGGCAACATATATTCAAGTTGAGCGAGTTCGACTTGGAGTTTTCCGGCTCCAGACTGAGCGCGTTGAGCGAAAATATCGAGAATCACTTCAGTCCGATCGACAATTCTGATGCCGATCTGCATTTCTAAATTGCGGATTTGAGCCGGGGACAAATCGCGATCGAACACAATCAAATTCGCCCCAACGGTCTGAGCCGCTAAGGTAATTTCCTGGACTTTTCCCTCTCCCACAACGGTTTGAGGATGCGGGCGGGGGCGTTTCTGGCTCATCGTTTGCAGCACTTCACCGCCCGCCGTTTCAACTAATCGCGCTAATTCCTGAATACCCGTTTTGAATACTTGCGGGGATTGATCATCAGTTTGTATTCCAACAATGAGAACTTGATCGTGATCTCGATCGACTTGTTGCGCGACGTATTCCCGGCGGAATTCTTCTTCTAGTCCTTCAACCAGTGCGAGAAAGTCCTGCTCTGCAACAATATCCAAACTCAACGGTGGCGAAATCGTCCAATTTGCTTCTGGATGCGGGACTAAATGAGCGAGATATGCACCTCTGACATATCCCGTTGCACCGCCACCTCGCCGCTCAAATCCGCCACCTGTCAGCGTTAACGCGACATACGCATCTAATCGCTGCAGCGCCATCACCGTTAACATCGATTCACCCGGTGGATCTTGCTTCAGTTGGGTTGCAATACAGCGAATGCCACAAAGCCGCTCCGCCCCGTAGCGTGGAAGTTCCAGCATCGGAATCTGAGTTTGCCTCAGCGTTCCGACTCCGACGCGAATCACTTGACCGCGACGATTCACGTAGGTACAGACGGGCTGGCTGATTTCTGAGCTAATCGCGGCAATCCGCTGAGCGAATTCGGCTGTGGTGATGCGATCGCCCGGTAAGCGCTGGTGATATAACCGCTGTAGCTGTTTGATTTGGCTTGTCTTTAAGCCGTTGAGGTTTCCGTAGACGGTTTCGATAACTAAACTTTGCCAAACGCGACTTCATTTTATTCTAGATCGACCCCGAAGCTTGCAGGTTAAAGTTTGTAAAATGTGCGATCGAGTGTTGGACAATCCATGAGAGTTATCAGTCGAAAGAAACTGCGAGAATTTTGTAAGGGTCATGCTGATGCTTGTGATGCCCTTTACAATTGGTATCGAGTCTCAAGCAAAGCGAATTGGCAAGATTTATTGGAGGTGCAGCAGGTTTATCCTAATGCGGAAGCCGTTGGAAATTTTACGGTATTTAATATCAAAGGAAATCGATATCGATTAGTTGTCGATTTGGTTTATCGGACTCAACGAATTTACATTAAATATATTCTGACTCACGCAGAGTATGACAAGGATGAGTGGAAAAATGACCCATACTTTTGATAGACAGTCTTACACTGATTTGCTAGTTCGATACCAACCAAAACCAATCTTAACGGACGCTGAAAATGAAGCTGCGATCGCACTTGCACAAGAACTTGAGCATCGCCCTCAAAGAACTCCAGAAGAAGACCTATTTCTAGAGCTTCTAGTTACGTTAATTGAGAAGTTTGAGAATGAACATGAGCCGATTCTATCGGGAAGTGCAAGTTCGATCGTGCAGCATTTAATGGAAGTAAGAGAATTAGACGCAGTTGATTTGCTTCCAATTCTTGGGACACAAACAGCCATAACAGAAATTTTAGAGAACAAACGGCAAATTCAGCAGAATGAAGCTAGAAAGCTCGCAGATTTCTTTCATGTAGATATCAGTTTATTTCTTGAAACATCGTGAGTTTTTCCAGTTTAGAGATTTTTACCGTAAAAAATCTCAACTTGCATCTGTCGTCGATTCAATCAAAATCTGCCGCACTTGATCATGCGTTAGGTTCGGGTTTGCACTTAGCATCAATGCGACCACACCAGAAATATACGGTGCTGCGATCGATGTACCCCACCAACCGGATTGGCAGGAATTTCCTGGAATCGTCGTTTCGATGCCGCGTCCTGGAGCGAGAACATAGCGCATCTGAGGATCAGTACCGGAACGATTTGAGAATGAGGATAAACGTTGATCGCGATCCACCGCTCCTACTGCTACACCGAATTGAGTCGCATATCGTGCAGGATGACTCGGCTGGTTTGCTCCTTCATTGAGTGCTGCTGCTACCGTGATCACATTTCGACTTGCAGCATAGGCGAGAGCGTCTCTTAACTGTGGAGAGTCTGACCACCATAGCGATAAATTGATTACCTTCGCACCGTTATCAACTGCGTATCGGATTGCATTGGCTAAATTACCATTCCAGTTATCCTGAGCATTTGTCACTCGAATTGGCATTAATTTAGCATCGTAAGCGACCCCTGTGATCCCGATATTGTTTCGAGCTGCGGCAATAATTCCACTCACTGCGGTTCCATGTGCGCTAGACGGTGAAACATCATTGTTGTTTAAGCTGAAATTCCAGCCGTGAATATCATCGGTAAAACCATTACGATCGTCATCGATTCCATTCCCCGCAATTTCTCCCGAATTCGTCCAAAGATTGGATTTGAGATCTGAATGCGTTAGATCAAGACCAGAATCGATCACCGCGATCGTAATTCCTTGCCCGGTATATCCACGCGCCCAAACCTCTGGAATGTTCATCATATCGAGTGCCCAAGACGTGTCTTGCACCTGAGCAAACGGAGCTTGACCGATCGCTGCTCCAATTGCAATTCCAGCATTTACGATTCCATAACCAGAATTCGGATTATACGTTGGTACTTTGGTTGTAAATTCTGATTGCTTGAATGGTTGGATTTGCCAGCTATTGAAATTTTCAGGACTGATCGATCGCTGCGGTTGCAATTGATTCATCGCCCAATATTGAAGCGTTCCAGCCTGTGTATGCTGCCAGAGAATATCATCGGTTCCGTCTTGGTTGTAATCGTGAATGCCTTTAACTTGCCAACTGGGATCAACCGCGATCGACAAAGAAATTCCCTGTTCGATGCTCATTCCATTCATCTGCCAAATTGCAAGCTGTCCTGCTTGATTGTGCCGCCACAACAAATCCAACTTTTGATCGCCGTTGAAATCACCGCTACCAACAATTTTCCAATTTGGATCTGGAACTGAAGCGATGAAAAATCCAGACTCGATCGCGGCTCCATTCATCCGCCAAATCACATTTTCTCCAGATCGATCGTGTCGCCATAAAATATCTAAATCGCCATCATTGTCATAATCCTGCACATCCGCAATTTTCCAGGCTCGATCGCTCACGGTTGCGAGAACTCGTCCTGTCTCTATCTGCATTCCGTTTAATTGCCAAAGTGCAACCTCTCCGGTCGTTTGATTGCGCCAAAGAATATCGCGATCGCCATCTCGATCGAAATCGCCAACTCTCTGAATTTGCCAGTTTAAATCGTTGAGTGTATGAAGATTGAAACACTGATCGTTACTTGAAAAATACAGTGAATTATCGCGTCGATCATTCCAAAGGAGATCGGAGCGACTATCGCGATCGTAATCGTAAATATCAACGATTTGAAGATTCGGATCAGCAACGGGAATCGAAGCGCGATTGATGATGCGATTATCTGCGATCGCAAACCAAGCCGTTTCACCCGTATTGAAATTTGAGGCAATTAAATCTGTTGATTGAGCAATTGCGCTCCAAGTCGGCTGCAAAGAAGCCATAAGTCTGACAAAGCATCAGGAACAATGCCTTCAGAGTTCCCGCCCCACTTTGTCAAAGCTTTATAAAATGAGTGATCCTCGTCACGCTCAAACTGTGATTAGAACGTGCTTCAAAGTTCCTCGCTTCGTTCACCCCCGCCCCGGAATGGAATTCGGGGCTAGTCGAACGAAGTCCGCTGAAGGGGACTAAAAGCCAGTATCGGTTTCTTCAGTCCTTTTCAAAGGACTTCGCACTGTTAGCCCCGAATTCCATTCCGGGGCGAGTCAGCAACGTAGTGAGAAGACTATAAAGCACACCCTAGGCTATGATTAGCAACACTTCACCCAACTCGAACACACTTCACCAGATTTGCCGTAGTAAAATTCTTTTTTCCAAATCGGTGCCCGATGCTTCAGAGTGTCG contains:
- a CDS encoding type II toxin-antitoxin system HigA family antitoxin, with the translated sequence MTHTFDRQSYTDLLVRYQPKPILTDAENEAAIALAQELEHRPQRTPEEDLFLELLVTLIEKFENEHEPILSGSASSIVQHLMEVRELDAVDLLPILGTQTAITEILENKRQIQQNEARKLADFFHVDISLFLETS
- a CDS encoding phosphoribulokinase, producing the protein MSQRPIILGIVGDSAAGKTTLTRGIAQVLGEENVTIICTDDYHKYDRAERSQIGITALHPDCNHLDIMQQHLSLLRSGQPILKPNYSHKTGTFEAPTYIKPNRFVIIEGLLGYSTRVARDCYDVKVYLAPPEELRARWKVKRDTQKRGYTEEQVLEELQKREPDSAEYIRPQRAWSDMVVSFCPPSALPINGHLDVKLVLRPTIPHPELTRVVGGDDPTRSAIRLGLDRDMGKPVDVLEIDGHATKDQVVHLERFICDELPALSNVCNPTGDTELGKVSGTTGEMIQSYPLAMTQLLIVYHMIKATKAL
- a CDS encoding 2-phosphosulfolactate phosphatase family protein; this translates as MKFSVFHTPELTPVQNSADCAIAIDVLRATSTIATALSSGAEAVHVFSDMEKLVHESEALPPEKRLRAGERGGSKVAGCDLGNSPLDCTPELMSGKRLFISTTNGTRALQKIQASPTVLAAALINRHAVVEYLVEHQPETVWIVGAGWEGSFALEDTVCAGAIVQSVAERLGLSIGELVGNDEMVGAVSLYQQWKDNLLSLMYHASHGKRLLRLNCLEDLKYCSTLDSLDVLPIQTEIGTLVKHKAIVNSVLNPQLSNAASR
- a CDS encoding S8 family serine peptidase codes for the protein MASLQPTWSAIAQSTDLIASNFNTGETAWFAIADNRIINRASIPVADPNLQIVDIYDYDRDSRSDLLWNDRRDNSLYFSSNDQCFNLHTLNDLNWQIQRVGDFDRDGDRDILWRNQTTGEVALWQLNGMQIETGRVLATVSDRAWKIADVQDYDNDGDLDILWRHDRSGENVIWRMNGAAIESGFFIASVPDPNWKIVGSGDFNGDQKLDLLWRHNQAGQLAIWQMNGMSIEQGISLSIAVDPSWQVKGIHDYNQDGTDDILWQHTQAGTLQYWAMNQLQPQRSISPENFNSWQIQPFKQSEFTTKVPTYNPNSGYGIVNAGIAIGAAIGQAPFAQVQDTSWALDMMNIPEVWARGYTGQGITIAVIDSGLDLTHSDLKSNLWTNSGEIAGNGIDDDRNGFTDDIHGWNFSLNNNDVSPSSAHGTAVSGIIAAARNNIGITGVAYDAKLMPIRVTNAQDNWNGNLANAIRYAVDNGAKVINLSLWWSDSPQLRDALAYAASRNVITVAAALNEGANQPSHPARYATQFGVAVGAVDRDQRLSSFSNRSGTDPQMRYVLAPGRGIETTIPGNSCQSGWWGTSIAAPYISGVVALMLSANPNLTHDQVRQILIESTTDAS
- a CDS encoding type II toxin-antitoxin system HigB family toxin, which encodes MRVISRKKLREFCKGHADACDALYNWYRVSSKANWQDLLEVQQVYPNAEAVGNFTVFNIKGNRYRLVVDLVYRTQRIYIKYILTHAEYDKDEWKNDPYF
- the hflX gene encoding GTPase HflX, coding for MNRRGQVIRVGVGTLRQTQIPMLELPRYGAERLCGIRCIATQLKQDPPGESMLTVMALQRLDAYVALTLTGGGFERRGGGATGYVRGAYLAHLVPHPEANWTISPPLSLDIVAEQDFLALVEGLEEEFRREYVAQQVDRDHDQVLIVGIQTDDQSPQVFKTGIQELARLVETAGGEVLQTMSQKRPRPHPQTVVGEGKVQEITLAAQTVGANLIVFDRDLSPAQIRNLEMQIGIRIVDRTEVILDIFAQRAQSGAGKLQVELAQLEYMLPRLTGRGQAMSRLGGGIGTRGPGETKLETERRSIQRRITRLQREVNQLQAHRARLRQRRQHEEVPSIAVVGYTNAGKSTLLNALTNAEVYTADQLFATLDPTTRRLTVSDLETYKNTELLLTDTVGFIHELPPSLMDAFRATLEEVTEADALLHVVDLSHPAWQSQIRAVMQILSEMPITPGPALLAFNKIDQVDAERLAIAREEFPQAAFISANERLGLETLRQRLCQLVRYAMTN